TGATAAAGATTGTGTGGACCATGGAAACATTGGAACTTGTAGTGTATCTGGACAATGGAAACTTGTATTGTGTATCAGTGtgtgaataaaatatattagatcTACATATCCAACATTATATTACGGACTGTATCAGATGATGTCAATAATTCAGATAGATTCTAAAAACATATTATAAGGAGCTAAAAATCATCATACAATTCTATAAAATGAAGATGCAAAAATGAAATACATATAACTTGTCATACAGTCAACTAAATTAGAACATAAGAAACTAATGCCAACTGCCAAGAATGTTGCAGTATTGTAAATTAAAATGGGGAGGGGATGCAGGGTGTTTTACACCAACACAAACAATTATACTACCTTTGTGCAACTTCTTATTTGCCTGCTCTGTGACTCCTGGGGAGACCGCAGGCATGATTTTTCAGCATCACAACTTACCGAAGGGAAATCAGATCGATTAACATTTGATGGTTCAGAATGCTGGTCAGACTCAGCATCCAAAGATGGAAGGAGGCCATCATCACCCACCCTTCCTGACAAACTGACCATTGGTAGACTTTCTTCATTAGAATTAGAATTGTCATGTAACTGAATCCCAAAGAGCCTACATCCATTTGCAGTCCCTTGTCTCTTCTCTCCAAATTCTTTAACTGCTACAGGAGAAAAAGATTCTGTGGAGTTTTCGATCCTACTAGACCAATATATTGACTTGTTGGAAGCAGAGCAGTTCCCACCAAAACCAAGAAAACCAGTTGCAGTGGAATTGAAATTGGTTGATGGATAGACATCTCGCCCATGTTGATGGTCACGATAAGAGAATGGTGCAGATTCAACTGGTGATTTCCATACACCTGATgcacagaaaaagaaaatttgagtaAAAGCAGTGTGGATAACACAATTTTATAGAGAAATTAGGTATGCCCAAGCCACCTTGCAGAGAAGAATCAAGCATTGTTGAAGGTAGAATGGGAGGCCGCGATCTCTTGTTTCTTTGGGATGGCTGGGAGTTTGTAGGAGGGTTAGACACAAGTGGCTCCAATTCCCATGGAGAAACTCTATCAGGACGCAAAATAGACGATGGTTCATCCCATTGAACCTGAAATACATCATAGATCATAAGACTAATGAACCAAAAGCTGCTACATAAATTTCAAATCCTGGTGAATTATCAAGGTGTCGTCAGCATGTTGTCTTTTGCCCTCATCATGCACACAAAATCTTGGCCATTTTCTGGCACctaaattctcttttttttttttcaataacatCTCTTTCCTTATAGACCAGTTAATATATCCAACCATCAAGGAAATATCATTACTAGATTGTTCCATAAACAAAGCATCCTCATTATTGATCTTTCTTAACCAATTTAAAGACAAGGAAGAATAAtgtctgtttttttttggtagtttttaccaaaattaaaacatacgtggaaaaattttaaaaatttgaattctatgGAGTGCAaactacaaaaaagaaaaaaaaaattggaagcgTAACTAAAGCCTCATTAACCTTTAATGACCGCCACTCAGAATCAGCCCAGACTAATGACTTATTATCTTCAACACCCACAATCGTACCACTGAACCTGTATTCAGGGGGAGGGGTCAGTTTATCAGATTGCACAACGCActaaaatcaaaaataaattttcaagcaACAGCTAGTGCACCTTCTTTCAGGAACTTCATCACCCTCAAATCTCATTTTGAATCTCATCCCAACAGAAAGTTTATGACTTTGAGCTTCAAGGTACTTGTTGACACTCACAATAAACTCAGACCGGCTagttctataaaataaatattgataagTCAGCAGAAAATCTCAATAAAGCAACAAAAGCAAACTTAAATATCATCCCAATCAAGTCAAATTAATTTCactaataaagaaaattgtCTATTAATTGCACAAAAGCAGGCATACAAACATACAAATACAAACAAAACACAGTTCTATGTTAGTTCAAGGTATCATTAATGTTAGCAAAACATAACAAGCTGGGCAAGAACAACATCATGAACtgataatataatattgacGTGAAAACTAATAACTTCATAGCATGAAAAACAAGACCTGGGCTTGTAAAATACAGAAAACAATGTTCCTGTGGCAATGGCATGAGATGCAGTAGCCAGGACACCCAGATGCATACTGTGACTGGATATAACAGAAGATGGCATGTTGCTATGCTGTCTCATGAGTCTCCTAACTCCAACTCGCAGCTCTCCATTTTCACCCCTGGAATATTGcatacaagaaaaacaaaaccacAATCACTAACAAGGAGGAACAAAAAGCAATGAAAAATATGCTAAGTACTTTGTCTTGCCTTCAGAGGAAGGTACAATACTTCAACTAAACAACTTGCCTTAAGAATATAAATGCATCACCAGCCACTAATTTTTTGGAACTGACAAAGACACTCCACCCAGTGGTCAGTAAGTGGCGCCTAGGTTGTCCTGCATATTACTCTGCACAGTCAGGAACTCGCTGACATTATGAACATCAAATCTAATCTCATCATCCCATCTCATATTATACAATTCAATAACATAACAGCAGGGCATTCACTTGCGAACCCACAAAGTTATAAATGATGTCAGGATTTACATCAGAGAACCTTTTCTGAAAAAGCTACTGATGAGTAACATTCATTCAactgaaagaaaaattaacagACCAACTGAAAAGCTAATGGTAAAGTGAACTACACACCCCAAAAAACATGAGTAAATTACATTAACCACCCTTGAGGTTTCATGAAATTACACAAACTCACCCTgcttttttaacttttacagCAACCTCCCTTGAAGGGAAACATGGTGCaatgtttttcaaacaattatgCTGTTTGGTTGAGAGGatggaaatagaaaagaaactttttAATCAAAGTAGAGTGTAGGAGGTGTGGGATCCACACAATTTCTTCTCTATTTCTCTCCCTCACCCATCAACCAAACACAGCATTAAGGAGGGTTAGTGTAGGAGTAGAAAAAATGGGAAGTCTGTATAATTTCACAAAACCTTAGGGATGGTTAGTGTAATTTACTCCAAAAAATTAAACCTAAGTGAAGCTCTATTCTGTCAGTAAGGAAAAGTTAAGTACCTATAGGTCAACTAGCAATATGAAAAAGAGATACATAATTATACATAGCATACAAGATTGATatcataaaaagaaaactaatcCCTTTCCGATTACAACTCTACAAAAAAAATCTATCGAGCATGCTTGGCATAACACGCAAGTCCtaaaatttgttttactttGAAAAAATTGTTGCATATTCCAAACGCAGTATGCTTACTCAGCATATTCAATCTGTAGAAATATGCAACGACCACATCCACACTCTTTAATAGGTACACATGATAAACAGTCCAAAAATTAGGGGTGCGGGGCTGGCAAGCTACATACCTCGAAAAATATGTCTAAAATGCCATTCATTCCCATGCAGATCAGTTGCAACCAATTCTTGCCATGGTGGCTGTTGAGTCATATCCTGaacaaaacatgaaaattatagAGTAAAGGACAACTGAAGACAATCATGAACAAGTGTGTCTAATGACTTTcagaatgataaaaaatactaaCCAGTGGCGGCAGGCAATCATCTGCATGCCTTCGAAGAACAGAGAAACCTCCATGAGTGCTAGTGTCAGAAGCAGTGAGTGTCTTGCAAAATGAATGGACTGTACACCTTGGAGATTCGGGCAAAGGATCATCAGGGCTTGTCACCTCGCTTTGCTAAACCAACAAGACACGGAAAATTAAGAAATACATAAaatgagatttaaaaaaaaactaaatgggCAAGAAACTATATGACTGGAAAATGAGTTGAGAGATAATCGAAAACAGAAAATGTTGAAAGATAACAACCATGTCAAGCAAAGAAAAAGAGTGCACTCACATCTGCTTCAGGAAGCAAAGTTATTTGTGCATATACTTCATCTGTTTCAGGTTCAGCCTACATGATCAAGAAGAATTTAACCATACAATATGATCATAGTGAAGCACAACAAATTTCCAAATCAACACAAAAGTATCCAGTAAGATTGCAGAAGAAAATCATGACTCACTCGAAGATGAACATTGACCACTTTACATAAAATTTTAGACGGCAGATTGAAGGAAGGCATTTGCTGCTCCAATCCCTGATTCATAGATGCCTCaagctataaaataaaaaagcacatgtaagataaaaacaaaactttACAATGCAAGTACAACAAAAATCATATTGTGCTCAAGCTCAACAAGAAAAAAGTCTGGAATTATGGATCAAAGTTACTTCTAAAGTATGATTTGAAATGCCATCACGAGAGAAACTGGTTCCTGACAATGTAATAATCAAAAGCATAAGCATAAACAATTCAATAGAGTATGTGACCAAGCACAGCTTGTGCAGATTTAAAACTCAACAAACAACATACCATAAACAAAGACATCTCCCACCAAAAAGCAAGTAAGGTCAAGAAAGAACAAATATTTTCCAGATAAAATTGTTATGAGAAGCATTGTAAGGTAAACCATGACAACGTCAACAAGATATTAATTGGAAACAAAACAATTAAGCTAGTAACCAAAACATTGTCTGGagcaagattaaaaaaaatgaaaaaaaaagtagtagcAGAAGCATCTCATTCAATTAAAGTCAGAAATTAAGAGAACATGCCCAGGCAAGTTATACCTGTTCCATATGACCTTGCGGGAAGTAATAAACTCTCTCCCCTTCACGCGGAAGAGTGACAAGGGGTCCAGCACAGGCATGCCACAATTCCTTGTATAAAGCATCATTGGTTGCACCTATAAAACAACACATGAAAGGGCTTATGTGGTTTTAAAAATGCTAAAACTACTTCTTATTAGATGATATCATTTTATTCAAGCTGATAAGGGTGAAGGGAGCCTTTGCTGAGGCAAAGCACAGCTGACAGCAATTACGAAGCTATGTTTGAGGCGAAGCCCAATTAGTGGTGTTTACTTATATTTGGTAGCAAGCAGATATGCATGTTGAATCGAAGCAGCATTTGCATTGAATGTGAATTATTATgaggaaagaaagagaacaacGTCATGGGCATAGCAAGCTAAATATGAATAAGCAGTTAGATAGATGTGAGgaaatatgttatttaatattagAAAGGAAGCAATGAAATCAGTAATAAAAGTGAAAGAGTGGAGCGAAACCTGGCGCAGCGGAAGCCATGTCTAAGAGAATGAATTGTTATTGTGTGCTGTGCCCTAACTTACTGAAGAGAGACGAGAATTGAGATGAAAATGGATCCAGTCCACCAGAATTGCAGAAGCAAGTGAGTAGGGTTACGATTTGCACAGATCGAAATTGGATCGCCGATAAGGTCGTGTTTGGCTTCAAGCCGACACAACCCCTATCTTTCTCTTTCTAATTCTATACACCGCAGCGCGAGATACTTACTTCCCAGAGTATTCGTAATTTAGCACTAGTATATTGtactgaataaataaataactcttccattttatttttttaccaggAAGCTCTtcctttctaaattttttaaataataaaaaaataaaagttaaatacaaAGTGAGTTAGTTGATCATTTATGAGTTTTATATTAAATAGGCATTTTAGCAATGCTTAATATGGCATTgagaaaataagtaaatatatctcagataaaaaaaaatacataatcattGATCTAGTAAAAAATTACGTTAGTTGATGCTAAAATAGTCCTAGATTGTAAAAACTTGAATCCTTGTAATGTTGCTTAGGTTAAGGTATCTAGATTTAACTATAGCATCAATTGGATTGTAGTTAAGGATAAGCAAttcttttggtatttttattgTACCATATTCATCATTTGCCTGACCTAAATACCCATCTCTAATTTCAAGGATTCATTTTGCAAAGTTTGTAACTTCATGTGTAGTGTCTGAATTTGACTACAAGCGCAAATTCTTAGTAAGTTT
The Glycine max cultivar Williams 82 chromosome 16, Glycine_max_v4.0, whole genome shotgun sequence genome window above contains:
- the LOC100819023 gene encoding auxin response factor 1 isoform X1 produces the protein MASAAPGATNDALYKELWHACAGPLVTLPREGERVYYFPQGHMEQLEASMNQGLEQQMPSFNLPSKILCKVVNVHLRAEPETDEVYAQITLLPEADQSEVTSPDDPLPESPRCTVHSFCKTLTASDTSTHGGFSVLRRHADDCLPPLDMTQQPPWQELVATDLHGNEWHFRHIFRGQPRRHLLTTGWSVFVSSKKLVAGDAFIFLRGENGELRVGVRRLMRQHSNMPSSVISSHSMHLGVLATASHAIATGTLFSVFYKPRTSRSEFIVSVNKYLEAQSHKLSVGMRFKMRFEGDEVPERRFSGTIVGVEDNKSLVWADSEWRSLKVQWDEPSSILRPDRVSPWELEPLVSNPPTNSQPSQRNKRSRPPILPSTMLDSSLQGVWKSPVESAPFSYRDHQHGRDVYPSTNFNSTATGFLGFGGNCSASNKSIYWSSRIENSTESFSPVAVKEFGEKRQGTANGCRLFGIQLHDNSNSNEESLPMVSLSGRVGDDGLLPSLDAESDQHSEPSNVNRSDFPSVSCDAEKSCLRSPQESQSRQIRSCTKVHMQGMAVGRAVDLTRFDGYEDLLRKLEEMFDINGELCGSTKEWQVVYTDNEDDMMMVGDDPWLEFCSIVRKIFIYTAEEVKKLSPKIGLPISEEVKPCKMDSEAVVNPGDQSSILGPGC
- the LOC100819023 gene encoding auxin response factor 1 isoform X2; translation: MNQGLEQQMPSFNLPSKILCKVVNVHLRAEPETDEVYAQITLLPEADQSEVTSPDDPLPESPRCTVHSFCKTLTASDTSTHGGFSVLRRHADDCLPPLDMTQQPPWQELVATDLHGNEWHFRHIFRGQPRRHLLTTGWSVFVSSKKLVAGDAFIFLRGENGELRVGVRRLMRQHSNMPSSVISSHSMHLGVLATASHAIATGTLFSVFYKPRTSRSEFIVSVNKYLEAQSHKLSVGMRFKMRFEGDEVPERRFSGTIVGVEDNKSLVWADSEWRSLKVQWDEPSSILRPDRVSPWELEPLVSNPPTNSQPSQRNKRSRPPILPSTMLDSSLQGVWKSPVESAPFSYRDHQHGRDVYPSTNFNSTATGFLGFGGNCSASNKSIYWSSRIENSTESFSPVAVKEFGEKRQGTANGCRLFGIQLHDNSNSNEESLPMVSLSGRVGDDGLLPSLDAESDQHSEPSNVNRSDFPSVSCDAEKSCLRSPQESQSRQIRSCTKVHMQGMAVGRAVDLTRFDGYEDLLRKLEEMFDINGELCGSTKEWQVVYTDNEDDMMMVGDDPWLEFCSIVRKIFIYTAEEVKKLSPKIGLPISEEVKPCKMDSEAVVNPGDQSSILGPGC